The following is a genomic window from Methanococcoides sp. AM1.
CGGGACAAAACTGTCCAGGGGCAGATAACAAAGGAAACAGGATATAAAGAGGGTTTAGATGGACCGGAAACCAATTTCAAGACCAGAGTTCGATGAACTTATTGAAAGCGGGTTTCCAGACAATGATGTTATATTCTTTACAGAACGAAACTGGCAAACCCGGTTTCGGAGTTCATTTTTTAGATATAACAAATATCAACAATGCCTAACCGACGGTTTATACAAATGTAAAAGAGACTTCTTAAAGATCATCAGTATAATACATATCCAAAAGGCATTCCAATAAAATATGATGCAAAGGGTTGTAAGACCCGACATAAAGAGGAATTTGAAATGGCTAACACTGACAGAAAAACAGATTCGGACCAAAGTGAAAAAGATATTACAGTACTTTCGGTTCCAGGCCTTACAATTGACCTGAAGCATCAGAACGGTTTTTTACAACTGGAAGCAAAAGGACATTTACGCGGTGTTTGCTCCCCTTTCCTGAAAAAGTTCAATTCCACCCTTCAAGCTGAAAAACCAGCCCTTGTTGAAAAAGACAGGGTCATAGCATCCACATGGCTACCACCCATACCCGGAAAAGTATTCAAAAGGCTTCTTTTTGCAGAAACACAGATCGCACTTGGGAAATATATTCCTGAAACGGTGTCCTTTGAGATCACAAGGAACTGCAAGTGTAACTGCGACCACTGTTTGATCAGTGGTGGTGGTGGGGACCTCGATGTCGATACTGTGAAAAGGACCATCGATGATGCCCTGGACATGGGCGCTGTTGTCATCACATTTACCGAAGGAGATCCCCTTCTTCGAGAAGATATATTCGAACTTATTGATTACGTTGACAAGGACCGTGCCATTGTCAACATGTATACACCTGGCACAAATATGACACCGGAAGTTGCTGAGAGGCTAAAAGAGGTCGGACTTCACAACCTTCTGGTGAGCATATATTCCACTGTTCCTGAAGAACACGACGACGTACGAAAGCTGGAAGGCGCTTTTGAAAAAGCGACCAGTGCCATCAGATACGGACTCGATGCAGGGCTGCTAGTTACAATGTGCACCCACGTTTCCCCGAAGAACATGGAGAAACTGAAATCAATGTACCAGTTCGCAAAGGAGCTCGGAGTGCATGAGTTCTCATTGTGGGAATCCGTACCAAAGAAACCCGAAGACCCCGTGATCACAGATGAGGACCGGGAAGTCATAATGGAAATGTACCGCAGGATAAATGCCACCGAGGACGGACCCAGAATATTTGCAAATACGTACTTTGAAGGCGAGATGCTGGGATGCATGGCTGGCCAGCGCTGGTTGCATGTCTGCGTGGAAGGATCGGTCAAACCCTGTCCCTACATACCATTCAGTTTCGGGAACATCAAGACAGATGACCTCAGGACGATCTGGAGCAGGATACGCAAGGTCAGTGATTTTAAAGGAGAGAGGCACTCCTGCCTGATGCAGGAGAAAGATTACCTGAAGCTTGTATCGAAGATCCCCGAAGATGCAGAGGTCCCATACGACTTCGATCTTATCAGGTAACCGATATATACGTTCAGCTATTCAAGGATAATAACTAAATCTTAAGCGGAATTTGACAGAGGCAGCACATGAATATGAAACTTGACCCCTGGGGTTCAGTCAATATTGACGATTACTCAAAATTGTTCGATGAATTCGGCATCCTTCCATTCGAGGATATTTGCTCTGAACTCCCTGACCCACACAGGTACATGCGCAGGAAGATAATCTTCGGGCACAGGAGCTATGACCTGATAACAGATGCAATGAAGAACAAGGATCCTTTTGCGGTCATGAGCGGGTTCATGCCAACCGGAGGCGGCCATCTGGGACACAAGATGGTCATGGAAGAGATCATCTGGCACCAGAAAATGGGAGGTGGCGCGTTTGTGGGCATTGCAGACAGGGAAGCCTACTCCGTAAGGGGCGTTTCATGGGAAAAATGCCGTCAGATCGGAATTGAAGATTACATCGTAAGTCTTATAGCCCTTGGTTTTGAGCCAAACGGCCACATATACTTCCAGTCAGAATCCGATAACGTCAAGGAACTTACGTTCGAACTCGGCGCAAAGACCAACTTCTCCGAGCTAAGTGCCATCTATGGATTCAGTGGTGAGACAAGCGTGTCACACATGACAAGCACACTTTCACAGAGTGCGGATATACTCCAGCCACAGCTCTCAGAGTATGGTGGCCCAAAGCCTACGGTAATTCCAGTAGGTGCTGACCAGGACCCACACATGCGCCTGACACGTGGTATCGCACACAAGATGAACATGTTCAGGATCGAAGGACGTGAAGATAAGAACAAGGACAAATACTTCAGTGTTCGTAGCAAGGCTGCTCCTGAAGGTGCACTTGCAGATGTCGCGGAAAGACTGCCATGGGATACAAAGCTTTTCGAGGGACATGTCGATGTCTTCGGAGCTGATGACTATAACAAACTCCTGAATACTGTAAGGGAAGTTGAGATCGAATACGGAGGCTATGCTTTTGTGCCGCCTGCTTCTACTTACCACAGGTTCATGTCAGGACTGCAGGGAGGTAAAATGTCCAGCAGTGTCCCTGAGAGTATCATTTCACTAAAGGAAGATCCAAAGGAAGCTGCAAAGAAGGTCAAACGTGCCAAGACCGGCGGCAGAATGACACTTGAAGAACAGAAGAAGCTTGGAGGAGATCCAAATAACTGTTCTGCCTTTGAACTCCTTATGTTCCACCTCGTCGAAGACGATAAGGAACTGGAAGAGATCTACGATGAATGTGTTTGCGGAAAACGTATGTGTGGCACCTGCAAAGCCCTTGCTGCAGAACTGATGACCGAATTCCTGACAGAACATCAGGAAAAGCGTGAGCTGGCAAAGGACCGGCTGGACGATTACGGATTATAAACCCAAAAAGGACCCTGACCGACATGAGCAACTATAAACTTACTACGAATGAAAAAAATGTGCTGCTCGCACTGGATGAACTTGCATCCACCACCCCGGAAGATCTTGCAGAAAAAGCATCCATGAAAGTGGAAACTGCAATGCAATCCGCTTTTTTGCTCTCAGAGAACGGACTGGCAGAAGTAAATGATACAATTACTGAACTTTACGCACTGACAGAAGAAGGTCGTACCTATGCAAAGGAGGGACTTCCTGAGCGCCAGCTGATCAACGCGATCAGCGAACCGACAGCTATCGATGAGCTAAAAGAAAAGCTTTCACCAAAGATGGTGGGTATCGCAACAGGATGGCTTCGCAGGAAAGGCTGGGCTAACATCGAGAACGGCATGATAGTCCCATCCGGTGATGCAGGAGAAGCAGAAGCAGAAGACGAAAAAGTGCTTGCAAGATTTACAAAGGAAGCACATACTATTGAAGAGCTTGAAACCGATAACAAGATCATAAAGGACCTTATCAAACGCAAGCTTGTTTCAAAGACCGAAGAAAAGGACCGTAAAGTCTCTATCACAGATGCCGGAACCGAACTTGTGAAAGCAGGCATCACCATTGAAGAGGAGATCACACAGATCACATCCCAGCTATTGAAGAGCGGGGAATGGAAGAACAAGAACTTCAGGCCTTACAATATCCAGACACCTCCAAGACCGGTTTATGGTGCAAAAGTACATCCATACCAGCGCCTTATCGACCAGATGCGCCAGATCTTCCTTGAAATGGGATTCACCGAGATCAAAGGAGATGTCGTACAGAGCTCATTCTGGAACTTCGATGCACTGTTCCAGCCACAGGACCACCCTGCCAGAGAGATGCAGGACACGTTCCACCTGTCAAGCCGTTCAGAGCTT
Proteins encoded in this region:
- a CDS encoding radical SAM/SPASM domain-containing protein yields the protein MANTDRKTDSDQSEKDITVLSVPGLTIDLKHQNGFLQLEAKGHLRGVCSPFLKKFNSTLQAEKPALVEKDRVIASTWLPPIPGKVFKRLLFAETQIALGKYIPETVSFEITRNCKCNCDHCLISGGGGDLDVDTVKRTIDDALDMGAVVITFTEGDPLLREDIFELIDYVDKDRAIVNMYTPGTNMTPEVAERLKEVGLHNLLVSIYSTVPEEHDDVRKLEGAFEKATSAIRYGLDAGLLVTMCTHVSPKNMEKLKSMYQFAKELGVHEFSLWESVPKKPEDPVITDEDREVIMEMYRRINATEDGPRIFANTYFEGEMLGCMAGQRWLHVCVEGSVKPCPYIPFSFGNIKTDDLRTIWSRIRKVSDFKGERHSCLMQEKDYLKLVSKIPEDAEVPYDFDLIR
- a CDS encoding tryptophan--tRNA ligase; amino-acid sequence: MNMKLDPWGSVNIDDYSKLFDEFGILPFEDICSELPDPHRYMRRKIIFGHRSYDLITDAMKNKDPFAVMSGFMPTGGGHLGHKMVMEEIIWHQKMGGGAFVGIADREAYSVRGVSWEKCRQIGIEDYIVSLIALGFEPNGHIYFQSESDNVKELTFELGAKTNFSELSAIYGFSGETSVSHMTSTLSQSADILQPQLSEYGGPKPTVIPVGADQDPHMRLTRGIAHKMNMFRIEGREDKNKDKYFSVRSKAAPEGALADVAERLPWDTKLFEGHVDVFGADDYNKLLNTVREVEIEYGGYAFVPPASTYHRFMSGLQGGKMSSSVPESIISLKEDPKEAAKKVKRAKTGGRMTLEEQKKLGGDPNNCSAFELLMFHLVEDDKELEEIYDECVCGKRMCGTCKALAAELMTEFLTEHQEKRELAKDRLDDYGL
- a CDS encoding phenylalanine--tRNA ligase subunit alpha; translated protein: MSNYKLTTNEKNVLLALDELASTTPEDLAEKASMKVETAMQSAFLLSENGLAEVNDTITELYALTEEGRTYAKEGLPERQLINAISEPTAIDELKEKLSPKMVGIATGWLRRKGWANIENGMIVPSGDAGEAEAEDEKVLARFTKEAHTIEELETDNKIIKDLIKRKLVSKTEEKDRKVSITDAGTELVKAGITIEEEITQITSQLLKSGEWKNKNFRPYNIQTPPRPVYGAKVHPYQRLIDQMRQIFLEMGFTEIKGDVVQSSFWNFDALFQPQDHPAREMQDTFHLSSRSELPEDYTDGIRDMHEHGGDLQSTGWGGKWSEDIAKRDVLRTHTTAVTIKYLADNPNPPVKAFCIDRAYRRETIDPTHTPEFEQLEGVIMDENMSFANLLGCLEEFYHRMGFEDVRFRPGYFPYTEPSVEPEVYIDGLGWVELGGAGVFRKEVTEPLGIKQPVLAWGLGVSRVAMLKLGLKDLRELYQADIEWLRKSQVCQLKD